Proteins from a single region of Sporosarcina sp. P33:
- a CDS encoding GNAT family N-acetyltransferase has translation MIRKMTEKDIYEFQQIALTSWLHTFQERIPEEVIKEFIDRTYSDLMLKKQLERSMVLLAVDEQGDSIGYISYTPIDEDGESELTALHILPSHVNKGYEEALLEEALSTLQEAVNVDAYVDEHETALQEFYVKKGFGLVETIAETFEGIPVKTLHYALPITQPAHM, from the coding sequence ATGATTCGAAAAATGACAGAAAAAGATATTTATGAGTTTCAGCAAATTGCCCTTACTTCCTGGCTGCATACATTTCAAGAGCGTATCCCTGAAGAAGTGATCAAAGAATTTATCGATCGGACATACTCCGATTTAATGCTGAAGAAACAATTAGAGAGATCAATGGTCCTGCTTGCTGTCGATGAGCAAGGCGATTCGATAGGTTATATAAGCTACACGCCGATTGACGAAGACGGTGAGAGTGAATTGACAGCTCTTCACATACTTCCTTCACACGTGAATAAAGGATATGAAGAAGCACTGTTAGAAGAAGCGCTGAGCACGTTACAGGAAGCGGTAAATGTAGATGCTTATGTAGACGAGCATGAAACGGCACTTCAAGAATTCTATGTGAAAAAAGGATTCGGACTTGTAGAAACTATTGCAGAGACATTCGAAGGAATTCCAGT